TTTTTTGTTTTATCTTAATATTATATAAATTAGTTTTTTTTTAATCCCATGAAATCAAAGAAATTAATATTTTTATTATTATTCCTTTATTTTGTTACAATTCATTTGTTTAGTGGTGCATTTACATATTATCCTGGCGGAGATGATGATGAAAAAAAAATATACAAAAAAGCACAACGGCAATATGATATTGGAAATTATGAAACGTCTGTTGAATATTATAAACAATTAGTTAAGCTAAAACCAGCAAAATTTATATACAATTACGAATTAGCATTAATAATTTTTCATGAGTTAAATCAAAAATCACAATCAGTTCCATATTTTGAAGCTGCACAAAAAATTCTAACAAAAGATTCTATTCCTGATTTATACTTTTTTCTTGGACAAGCATATCAGTCTGACGGAAAATATGACAATGCAATTAATTCATTTTTATATTATCAGAATATAGATTCTAATTTTGTTAAAGTTAGTGTTACTAGATATATTAATGCTTGTAATTACGGGAAAAAAATACAGAGCGAGCCAGACGAAAATATCAATGTAATTAATATTGGTAATACTATTAATTCAGAATATTCTGAATACACTTCCGTATTTATTCCATCATCATCCGATATGTTGTTTACTTCACGAAGGCATACAAATATTTACGATGAATTAATTGAAGCTATTTATGTTGCTGAATATGATGATGACAACTATAATTCGCCTGAAAAAATCGACTCAATTGAAAAATATTCAAATCTTGTTCTTGATATAAATGAATTTGAAAGTATTGTAAACATATCACCTGATGAAAAATCAATCATAATATATTTTGACCCTTATTTGTATGTTTCAGAAAATATTGATGGTATATGGCAAAAACCCGAAAAATTAGGCGAAAACATTAATTTTAATTTCTCTAATCGTCATGCATCAATTACAGCTGACGGTAACCAGATATTTTTTAGTGGTTATGAACGCAAACAAGAAAATAATGTAAATATCTTTTATTCAACCAAACAAGATGATGGAAAATGGGGACAGGCTGTTAAAATAAGTGATAAAATAAATACAAATAAAAATGAAGACAGCCCTGAAATATCAAATGATGGTAAAACACTTTATTTTTCATCAAACGGACACAAAGGAATGGGAGGATATGATATTTTTAAATCAGAATTTGTTGATGGTGAATGGACAGAACCAAAAAATATGACTTACCCGATTAACTCAGCAGGCGACGATATATATTTCAAATATTACGAAAAAGATAATGTTGCATTTTTATCATCTAACCGCAGTGGAGGATACGGCAAAATGGATATATATAAAGTTATTTTTAAATAATTACAATAAGCAGTAATAAATGATTCATAAGAAATTATTTTATATATTTTCTTTTTTTATATTGACTACCAATTATATTCATTCTCAAGCTTATAACAAAAATTATTCTTTTTTAAATCCTAATTATAAATTTATAAGTATCTCTTTTCAATTTGAAAGCAATACTATAATAATACCTTTTAAAATTAATAATTCAACTACTTTAAAGTTGATACTTGATACAGGAGTAAGAGTTCCTATAATTACCGAATTACCAAATAAAGATTCACTATTACTTAACTATGTTAGAGAAGAAAATATATACGGACTTGGAGAAGGAAAACCAATACAGGCTTATTATTCACAAGGCAATAGTTATAGCTTAAATGTAGTTAAATGGGAAAATCTTAACACATTAGTTCTTTTAGAAGATGTTTTTGAATTATCTAAAGAACTTGGTACTAAAGTACATGGATTAATTGGATATGATATTTTTAAAGATTTAATAGTTGAAATAAACTATGAAAAAAAAACTATAAAATTTCACAATCCCGATAAATATAAATACAGGAAAAATAAAAACTCTGTTAGTTATCCACTGGAAATAAAAAATTTAAAACCTTACATAAAAACAACGATAACTCAGGATGATGGGAGTGAAGTTGAAGTAAAACTTCTTATTGATACAGGTGCCAGTTTGGCTTTATGGCTATCATTACAAACAAACGATAAATTAAAATTACCTGAAAAATACATACATTCATACATAGGGAAAGGTCTTAACGGAGATATATTTGGGAAAAATGGTAGAATAAAAAAAATAAATATTGGACATTATGAAATAAACAATCCTATAACCTCCTTTCCGGATTCAAATGCAATTATTAAAAAAACATACAATATTGAAGGAAGAAACGGAAGTATTGGTTCTGAAATTTTAAGAAGATTTAAGCTAATTATTGATTATCCTAATA
This window of the Bacteroidales bacterium genome carries:
- a CDS encoding PD40 domain-containing protein gives rise to the protein MKSKKLIFLLLFLYFVTIHLFSGAFTYYPGGDDDEKKIYKKAQRQYDIGNYETSVEYYKQLVKLKPAKFIYNYELALIIFHELNQKSQSVPYFEAAQKILTKDSIPDLYFFLGQAYQSDGKYDNAINSFLYYQNIDSNFVKVSVTRYINACNYGKKIQSEPDENINVINIGNTINSEYSEYTSVFIPSSSDMLFTSRRHTNIYDELIEAIYVAEYDDDNYNSPEKIDSIEKYSNLVLDINEFESIVNISPDEKSIIIYFDPYLYVSENIDGIWQKPEKLGENINFNFSNRHASITADGNQIFFSGYERKQENNVNIFYSTKQDDGKWGQAVKISDKINTNKNEDSPEISNDGKTLYFSSNGHKGMGGYDIFKSEFVDGEWTEPKNMTYPINSAGDDIYFKYYEKDNVAFLSSNRSGGYGKMDIYKVIFK
- a CDS encoding aspartyl protease family protein, producing the protein MIHKKLFYIFSFFILTTNYIHSQAYNKNYSFLNPNYKFISISFQFESNTIIIPFKINNSTTLKLILDTGVRVPIITELPNKDSLLLNYVREENIYGLGEGKPIQAYYSQGNSYSLNVVKWENLNTLVLLEDVFELSKELGTKVHGLIGYDIFKDLIVEINYEKKTIKFHNPDKYKYRKNKNSVSYPLEIKNLKPYIKTTITQDDGSEVEVKLLIDTGASLALWLSLQTNDKLKLPEKYIHSYIGKGLNGDIFGKNGRIKKINIGHYEINNPITSFPDSNAIIKKTYNIEGRNGSIGSEILRRFKLIIDYPNNKITFIPNSYFNHPFYLNMSGITINNPIPGFPIYIISNIRKGSPADIAGIMENDVLISINHQPAKNLTLNDIHLIFQSGDEKKIKIMVLRNGKKIKTMFFLKKDI